One stretch of Streptomyces peucetius DNA includes these proteins:
- a CDS encoding SPFH domain-containing protein, whose product MSTARMNRRSVISEAVAPWSDIAQLLRGGEAGTLVPVIIPRHRRRLWWMLPLWLGVFALLSGVMLTLREAEAESEGSDVADVAYGALATLGYAGGCVLLLAGALWWWRSSIVEIEQGTNGVLTRYGAVTNTLEAGRHYLWHPWSRVDFVVDTATEIPYSAPVMACPTQENVPLRSIEFFLKFRITDAVLFVRTIGAGNFDLVLSSAVQDAIRQRARLMRTERAYDLRGSDVADMQELLNRQLSRYGVRITGCNIPDVQLPAQYQQHLATRERVAKERHAYEQEWGLTRKRRIDSLGMDIERAKKVRDARIVEVKAALNRAREAVAQLLEEQETNAQRVRFEIETRGRSGLISAENEARAQRALAQAYRDNAAVLRYELARRRLEVGAELATHAPQPVVIRTDGPGSGDTSALSTLLAAQLLPRLSSALPAGDGVPAVRYPADDEG is encoded by the coding sequence GTGAGCACCGCACGCATGAACCGCAGGTCGGTCATCTCCGAAGCGGTCGCCCCCTGGAGCGACATCGCCCAACTGCTGCGCGGCGGCGAGGCGGGCACCCTGGTTCCGGTCATCATTCCCCGCCACCGCCGCAGGCTCTGGTGGATGCTCCCGCTCTGGCTGGGCGTCTTCGCCCTCCTGTCGGGTGTGATGCTGACGCTGCGGGAGGCCGAGGCGGAATCGGAGGGCAGCGACGTCGCCGACGTCGCCTACGGCGCGCTCGCCACCCTCGGTTACGCGGGCGGCTGCGTGCTGCTCCTCGCGGGCGCCCTGTGGTGGTGGCGTTCCTCGATCGTGGAGATCGAGCAGGGCACGAACGGTGTACTGACCCGCTACGGGGCCGTCACCAACACCCTGGAGGCCGGCCGCCACTATCTGTGGCACCCGTGGTCGCGGGTGGACTTCGTGGTGGACACCGCCACCGAGATCCCGTACTCCGCCCCCGTCATGGCCTGCCCGACCCAGGAGAACGTGCCCCTGCGGTCGATCGAGTTCTTCCTGAAGTTCCGGATCACCGACGCGGTGCTGTTCGTACGGACCATCGGCGCGGGCAACTTCGACCTGGTGCTCTCCAGCGCCGTCCAGGACGCGATCCGGCAGCGGGCCCGCCTGATGCGCACCGAGAGGGCCTACGACCTGCGCGGCTCGGACGTCGCCGACATGCAGGAGCTGCTCAACCGCCAGCTGTCCCGCTACGGGGTGCGCATCACCGGGTGCAACATCCCGGACGTGCAGCTGCCGGCCCAGTACCAGCAGCATCTCGCCACGCGCGAGCGGGTCGCGAAGGAACGCCACGCGTACGAGCAGGAGTGGGGCCTGACCCGTAAGCGCCGGATCGACAGCCTCGGCATGGACATCGAGCGCGCCAAGAAGGTGCGCGACGCCCGCATCGTCGAGGTGAAGGCGGCGCTGAACCGGGCGCGCGAGGCGGTGGCGCAGCTCCTGGAGGAGCAGGAGACCAACGCGCAGCGGGTGCGTTTCGAGATCGAGACGCGCGGACGCAGCGGCCTCATCTCCGCGGAGAACGAGGCCCGTGCCCAGCGTGCCCTCGCCCAGGCGTACCGGGACAACGCCGCGGTGCTGCGGTACGAGCTGGCCCGGCGCCGCCTGGAGGTCGGGGCGGAGCTGGCCACGCACGCCCCGCAGCCGGTGGTGATCCGTACGGACGGCCCGGGCAGCGGTGACACCTCCGCCCTGTCGACCCTGCTCGCTGCGCAGCTGCTGCCGCGGCTGTCGTCGGCCCTGCCGGCCGGGGACGGCGTTCCCGCGGTGCGGTACCCGGCGGACGACGAGGGATAG
- a CDS encoding SPFH domain-containing protein codes for MARTQNLRDAARAYAGGASPQQVAEEALRRRAGGASGNSGGRSSGGDDGGRRQSGVTGAQAGQTAQDEGMDPGDFPAAREQGGSIATVMAQKTVPLDEAGEALNRSEQRQEGGEQVHAICPMVMPRGRSFLSMLPVVLLLVLGAVASAVVTATGGGLLTHPLFGIHYWVISVLAVAFVWARQGMVMVPDGCQALITRFGKLEKVVGPGRVILLSPWKRVSYIVNTTREYPFNAPVREAPTKGGVKASIDLFIQFRISDPTEFVYTLGAVRGFEEKLSNAVSETIRSLIYEQEAAAIYDMVGEDTGRLLEQLNQQFRPAVELTNANITHAEPSDRAYRMDLASPEMVRVAKEAYTHEYALQLRKEQDEGDLTKELATRQETLSAIQADIAQYQAQMDTAVERETNRAEALARQRYVQAESEAKANAALLEAQALDIRAVTAAEAPEILEYRYQQQVLDTLEQVADHLPRLVRIGGSGERGEAAGVDFLQLARELVGEQGAELFTDADMAAMRARLTEVAARIAERETEIGALLEADRPVVPAVRGEEPGTADEPAPPASGPGTLSESPTVSTSEPEEGAL; via the coding sequence GTGGCACGGACTCAGAACCTGCGGGACGCCGCGCGGGCGTACGCAGGAGGTGCGAGCCCGCAACAGGTCGCCGAAGAGGCGCTGCGCCGCCGCGCCGGTGGTGCGAGCGGGAACAGCGGTGGCCGGAGCAGTGGTGGTGACGACGGAGGCCGGCGGCAGTCCGGCGTGACCGGTGCACAGGCCGGTCAGACCGCACAGGACGAGGGCATGGACCCCGGCGACTTCCCCGCCGCCCGCGAACAGGGTGGCAGCATCGCCACCGTCATGGCCCAGAAGACCGTCCCGCTGGACGAGGCGGGGGAAGCCCTCAACCGCAGTGAGCAGCGGCAGGAGGGTGGCGAGCAGGTGCATGCCATCTGCCCGATGGTGATGCCGCGCGGCCGCTCCTTCCTCAGCATGCTGCCCGTCGTGCTGCTGCTCGTGCTCGGCGCCGTCGCTTCCGCCGTTGTGACGGCGACGGGCGGCGGCCTGCTGACCCATCCCCTCTTCGGGATCCACTACTGGGTGATCTCCGTCCTGGCCGTCGCCTTCGTGTGGGCACGCCAGGGCATGGTGATGGTCCCCGACGGCTGTCAGGCGCTGATCACCCGCTTCGGAAAGCTGGAGAAGGTGGTGGGCCCCGGCCGGGTGATCCTGCTGAGCCCGTGGAAGCGGGTGTCGTACATCGTCAACACCACCCGTGAGTACCCGTTCAACGCGCCGGTTCGCGAGGCTCCGACCAAGGGCGGGGTGAAGGCGTCGATCGACCTGTTCATCCAGTTCCGGATCAGCGACCCCACCGAGTTCGTCTACACGCTGGGTGCGGTGCGCGGCTTCGAGGAGAAGCTGAGCAACGCGGTCAGCGAGACCATCCGCAGCCTCATCTACGAGCAGGAAGCCGCGGCCATCTACGACATGGTCGGCGAGGACACCGGGCGTCTGCTCGAGCAGCTGAACCAGCAGTTCCGGCCGGCCGTGGAGCTGACGAACGCCAACATCACCCACGCCGAGCCGTCCGACCGCGCCTACCGCATGGACCTGGCGTCGCCCGAGATGGTGCGCGTCGCGAAGGAGGCGTACACCCATGAGTACGCCCTCCAGCTCCGCAAGGAGCAGGACGAGGGTGATCTGACCAAGGAGCTGGCGACCCGTCAGGAGACCCTTTCGGCGATCCAGGCGGACATCGCGCAGTACCAGGCGCAGATGGACACCGCGGTGGAGCGGGAGACCAACCGGGCAGAGGCGCTGGCCCGCCAGCGGTACGTGCAGGCCGAGTCGGAGGCGAAGGCCAACGCGGCGCTCCTGGAGGCACAGGCCCTCGACATCCGCGCGGTGACGGCGGCCGAGGCGCCGGAGATCCTGGAGTACCGCTACCAGCAGCAGGTGCTGGACACCCTGGAGCAGGTGGCCGACCATCTGCCGCGGCTCGTGCGGATCGGTGGCTCGGGGGAGCGCGGGGAGGCCGCCGGGGTCGACTTCCTGCAACTGGCCAGGGAGTTGGTCGGCGAGCAGGGCGCGGAGCTGTTCACGGACGCGGACATGGCCGCCATGCGCGCCCGGCTGACCGAGGTCGCCGCCCGTATCGCGGAGCGCGAGACGGAGATCGGCGCCCTGCTGGAGGCGGACCGGCCGGTGGTACCGGCCGTACGGGGCGAGGAGCCCGGCACCGCCGACGAGCCCGCGCCGCCCGCTTCCGGCCCCGGGACCCTGTCCGAGTCCCCGACCGTCTCGACGTCCGAGCCCGAGGAGGGCGCCCTGTGA